A single region of the Nicotiana sylvestris chromosome 6, ASM39365v2, whole genome shotgun sequence genome encodes:
- the LOC104245384 gene encoding uncharacterized protein — MCIVSDKNKSIIKSVSRVYPDVPHFACIWHLWNNVYKKFKKSHAKLSEIYFSMAKAYTQVEFDSLMEKVEKVDISVKEYLELAGYEKWARLYAPVNRGWTMTSNIAESINASLVSTRELPIYNFLEEVRKMFGRWNCSNRKEATQTYTTLGNIYQEMLTLNKAMSTRMTVVPSTEYLDTVTDEGRNYISKFLMPEDYCSNYYKPNSVVMTYDVPVYPLPDRNEWNIPAHVAEEVVLPPKWKRPLERPKKKRDKPFSELMQPKNQHSCSIYGQGGHNKRTCRNAPCKI, encoded by the exons ATGTGCATCGTTTCAGATAAAAATAAGAGTATCATTAAATCTGTATCGAGAGTGTATCCAGATGTACCACATTTTGCCTGTATATGGCATCTATGGAACAACGTATATAAGAAATTCAAAAAGAGCCATGCAAAGTTGAGCGAGATATACTTCTCGATGGCAAAAGCATATACACAAGTTGAATTTGACAGTCTGATGGAGAAGGTGGAGAAGGTAGATATTAGTGTAAAAGAATACTTGGAGTTAGCTGGATACGAAAAGTGGGCTAGGTTGTATGCACCTGTTAACAGGGGATGGACCATGACGTCAAATATTGCTGAGTCAATCAATGCCTCACTAGTGTCAACAAGAGAATTGCCAATATACAACTTCCTCGAAGAAGTTAGGAAGATGTTTGGACGCTGGAATTGCAGTAACCGCAAAGAAGCTACACAGACTTACACAACGCTTGGAAACATATACCAGGAGATGCTGACTTTGAATAAGGCAATGTCTACACGCATGACt GTGGTACCATCGACTGAATACTTAGATACAGTTACTGATGAAGGGAGGAATTACATC AGCAAGTTTCTAATGCCAGAAGATTATTGCTCTAACTATTACAAACCAAATTCTGTTGTAATGACATATGATGTGCCTGTATACCCACTACCGGACAGAAATGAATGGAATATACCAGCACATGTTGCAGAGGAAGTTGTATTACCGCCCAAATGGAAAAGACCTCTTGAAAGGCCAAAGAAGAAGCGCGATAAACCTTTCAGTGAATTGATGCAGCCGAAAAATCAACATTCATGTAGCATATATGGGCAGGGAGGACATAATAAACGAACATGTAGAAATGCTCCATGTAAGATTTAG